The genomic region GCCTGGCTGGAGACCGCCCGGCGAGCTACGGGCGGGCGCATCCTGGGCTATCGAGATCGCTCTGACGGTAAGACGCTTGGCCTGCTGCGCGCGCCTGATCTGCGCGCCTGGCAGCCGTTCACCTGCCTGACCTCGCTGCGCGATGTCGAGCCGATGATCCGGCTGATTCTGGATGAGCGCAGCCTGGAGAGCGGGCCAGAGCGCCCGCTGGTACCCGTTGCCAGGCTGGAGCCAGAAGGAGAGCAAGAGGCGTGACCTACGGAGCAGAAGCCAAAAAGCATTATGTGGGCGATTTGCGCCCGCATCAGTTGCTCACCACTTTTGGCGTGGGAGCAGTGGTGGACCTGCCCAACCTCTCTGTTATGGTGATGGGCCTGGAAGACTGGCAGACGCAGCCTATGACCGAGATTGGCGAGGAGCGGCTGCGCCAATGGGTCCGTATCCTGCTAGGCTATCAGGTAGATCGCCTGCTCGCGCTGCCGGTGTCACAGGATAGTGGCCCCTGGAACGAGCGCGCCCTGGGAGAAAACGCGCTGGTAGGTGTGCCGGTGGCCGCGTTTCCACGCTGGATGGTCTGCCCGTTCTGCCGACTCCTGGCCCCGCTGGACTCCGATCTCTTCGAGTTGAAGGCCCATCCCTTCCACCCCGAGAATACACGCTATCTGCACCGCAACTGCCAGCGGGCGGCCCGCCCTCCGGCAGCCATTCCGGCGCGCTTTCTCGTCGCCTGCCAGAACGGCCACCTCGATGATTTTCCCTGGGACTATTTTGTCCACCAGGGACCAACTGATTGCCAGTCACTCCTGCGGCTCCGCGAGTTCGGCGTATCTGGCGAAGCAGCGGACATCCAGGTCTTCTGCGAGGTCTGCCAGCGCGGACGCCCGATGTCGGCAGCCTTTGGCGAGGAGGCCAAAGCGTCCATGCCGCTTTGCCGGGGTCGCCGTCCCCACCTGCGCGACTATGAGGAGGACGGCTGCACCGAGCAGATGAGAACGATTCTACTGGGAGCCTCCAATAGCTGGTTCCCGGTGCTGCTTTCCGCGCTCTCGGTGCCGACGGCGGTTGACCGGCTCGGCCAGTTAGTGGATATGCACTGGCATGTGCTGGAAAGGACTCACAACGTGCAGGAGGTCGCGCTCCTGCGTGATATTGGTTCCCTACCGCAGTTTGGCAGCTACAGCGCCGAAGAAATCTGGGAGGCTGTGGAACGCAAGCGGAGCGGGCAGGACACCGCCGCAGCCAGGCCGACCAACATCAAAGTGCCGGAGTGGACCATCTTTACCCATCCCGAAGAGGCTCCCAGCCTCCCACAGTTTCGGATGAAAGCCGCCCCGGTGCCGTCTCGCTACCAGGGCACCTTCTCGCGCATTGCCCTGATCGAACGGCTGCGCGAAGTGCTGGCATTAGTGGGGTTTACGCGCATCACCTCCCCCAATGATTTTGGCAGCGCAGAGGAGGTGCAGGGCGAACTGAGCTACGCGCCCCTCTCGCGCCAGCCGACGCGCTGGGCGCCCGCCTCGGAGGTGCACGGCGAGGGCATCTTCATCCAGTTTGATGAGCAAACCATTCAACACTGGCTACACGCCATCCCAGCCGTTGAGCGCCGACGGCAGGAGTTTCGGGTGGCACATCACCGCTGGTGCCAGCAGCGCCACCTTGACCCCCAGCAGATTCGCTTCCCAGATGCGCGCTATATCTTGCTGCATACCTTCGCGCACGCGCTGATGCGCCAGCTGTCGCTGGCCTGCGGCTACACAGCGGCAAGCCTACGAGAGCGCATCTACTCGCTGCCACCAGATCACGAGGATGGCCCGATGGCCGGGGTACTCATCTACACGGCTGCGCCCGATAGCGAGGGAACCCTGGGAGGTCTGGTGAGCCTGGGCCAACCTGAGCAGCTAGAAAGGCACATTGATGCCGCGCTGGAACGGATGCGCTGGTGTGCGTCGGATCCTCTCTGCGCCGAGCATTCGCCTCTCACGGAGATGGTCGTCTTGCACGCGGCGGCCTGCCACGCCTGCCTCTTCGTGCCAGAAACCTCCTGCGAGCGCGGCAACAAATATCTGGACCGTTCGCTCCTGGTGCCCACCATTGAGCATCCCGATCTCGCGTTCTTTGATACCAGCGAACCCAAAAAGAGCCGTTAAGACACATCTGCCAGGCACGAGCTGGATGCTCAATTTGCGGAATGGACGAGGAATGCTATGTAGCATTTGACGATTCGTGTCCCCTGGCATCAGAACCGTTGGAACGGCACCGTTTGCGCGGCTCCCTCCGGAAATCCCTACTGCCTGGTCCTTAAGCGTATTCACCAGGAGCGCGATGATGCCAGGGAAGATGGACTTCAGGGGCGCTCCTGGAGTGTGCTTGAATCAGGCGAGCTTCCACTCTGCAAAGCGGAATCGGCTGCCCTTATGAATGACTGGCCCTGGAGACGCACCTTTGAACACGTCTACCATCGCAACCCGAATGCTGCTGCTACGCACGGCCACCTCAAGCCTGCGACGATCATAGTGCTGCCCTATACAACCTTTGCAGTTCCATATTCATACCACTTGCCCTCCTCAGTTGAGCCATACTGATGTTTCTGATTAGGAGACCTATCAATGATTAACTGGCCTCACGATATTGGTATTGTTGCCATTTCTGTTATTCTGTCGGCCTTACTATCCGGGGGTGGATGGCTCTTAGTTCGACTTTACGAGCGGCGGAATGCTCGGCTTTCTGTCATAGCAGAGGTTGCAGTGAACTTTAATGCTCTTACTGAATTCCGGGATACTCTCAAGTCAGCTTCGGTCATCCGCTCGAGGCGGGTCAGCTCATGGTTCCGGCTCTCCATCAATCCACCGTTGCGATCCCTCCTCCCACTTATCAGCGTGCTCAGGCCAAAGCCCAGCCTGCCCTGCACCTGGATGCTCTGACCCTGGTCTCCCGTCTCCATTTGCTGGCCCTCTGTCGGTTCGCGGTACGCCTGGCGCAGCGGCGGTGTCCACCCCCTTTACCAGCTGGTCCCGGAGGGCATCCGAGGGTCTACTCGTGACGCTTCGTTGTTGCTGATCGCCTTGCTCCGAACACTCTGGCGTCTCTCCTACCAGGATATGCGCGATTGGTTGCGTAGTTGGCCGACCTTGGCGCTCGCGTGCGGATTGCCCTCGATGCCCATGGTCAGCGGCGTATCCCCTCTCCTTCCCAACAGTGGAAACGTGAGCGGGCTGCCGGAGCCCCGGTAGGCGAGGCGTTGCTTATCCTGGCAGTGCAAATTGCCATCCGCTGTCGGCTCATCGGCGCTCGTGAGCCTCTTCATC from Ktedonobacterales bacterium harbors:
- a CDS encoding DUF1998 domain-containing protein, with translation MTYGAEAKKHYVGDLRPHQLLTTFGVGAVVDLPNLSVMVMGLEDWQTQPMTEIGEERLRQWVRILLGYQVDRLLALPVSQDSGPWNERALGENALVGVPVAAFPRWMVCPFCRLLAPLDSDLFELKAHPFHPENTRYLHRNCQRAARPPAAIPARFLVACQNGHLDDFPWDYFVHQGPTDCQSLLRLREFGVSGEAADIQVFCEVCQRGRPMSAAFGEEAKASMPLCRGRRPHLRDYEEDGCTEQMRTILLGASNSWFPVLLSALSVPTAVDRLGQLVDMHWHVLERTHNVQEVALLRDIGSLPQFGSYSAEEIWEAVERKRSGQDTAAARPTNIKVPEWTIFTHPEEAPSLPQFRMKAAPVPSRYQGTFSRIALIERLREVLALVGFTRITSPNDFGSAEEVQGELSYAPLSRQPTRWAPASEVHGEGIFIQFDEQTIQHWLHAIPAVERRRQEFRVAHHRWCQQRHLDPQQIRFPDARYILLHTFAHALMRQLSLACGYTAASLRERIYSLPPDHEDGPMAGVLIYTAAPDSEGTLGGLVSLGQPEQLERHIDAALERMRWCASDPLCAEHSPLTEMVVLHAAACHACLFVPETSCERGNKYLDRSLLVPTIEHPDLAFFDTSEPKKSR